In one Bos mutus isolate GX-2022 chromosome 19, NWIPB_WYAK_1.1, whole genome shotgun sequence genomic region, the following are encoded:
- the ARHGDIA gene encoding rho GDP-dissociation inhibitor 1, with the protein MAEQEPTAEQLAQIAAENEEDEHSVNYKPPAQKSIQEIQELDKDDESLRKYKEALLGRVAVSADPNVPNVVVTRLTLVCSTAPGPLELDLTGDLESFKKQSFVLKEGVEYRIKISFRVNREIVSGMKYIQHTYRKGVKIDKTDYMVGSYGPRAEEYEFLTPMEEAPKGMLARGSYNIKSRFTDDDRTDHLSWEWNLTIKKEWKD; encoded by the exons ATGGCTGAGCAGGAGCCCACAGCTGAGCAGTTGGCACAGATTGCGGCAGAGAACGAGGAGGACGAGCACTCAGTCAACTATAAGCCCCCGGCCCAGAAGAGCATTCAGGAGATCCAGGAGCTGGACAAGGACGACGAGAGTCTGCGCAAGTACAAGGAGGCCCTTCTGGGCCGTGTGGCTGTGTCTGCTG ACCCCAATGTCCCCAATGTTGTGGTGACTCGACTAACCCTGGTGTGTAGTACTGCCCCGGGCCCCCTGGAGCTGGACCTGACAG GTGATCTGGAGAGCTTCAAGAAGCAGTCCTTTGTGCTGAAGGAGGGTGTGGAATATCGGATAAAAATCTCCTTCCGG GTGAACCGAGAGATTGTGTCTGGCATGAAGTACATCCAGCACACGTACAGGAAAGGCGTGAAGA TTGACAAGACCGACTACATGGTGGGGAGCTATGGGCCCCGGGCGGAGGAGTATGAGTTCCTGACCCCCATGGAGGAGGCGCCCAAGGGCATGCTGGCTCGAGGCAGCTACAACATCAAGTCCCGCTTCACAGACGACGACAGGACCGACCACCTGTCCTGGGAGTGGAATCTCACCATCAAGAAGGAGTGGAAGGACTGA
- the P4HB gene encoding protein disulfide-isomerase, whose protein sequence is MLRRALLCLALTALFRAGAGAPDEEDHVLVLHKGNFDEALAAHKYLLVEFYAPWCGHCKALAPEYAKAAGKLKAEGSEIRLAKVDATEESDLAQQYGVRGYPTIKFFKNGDTASPKEYTAGREADDIVNWLKKRTGPAASTLSDGAAAEALVESSEVAVIGFFKDVESDSAKQFLLAAEAIDDIPFGITSNSDVFSKYQLDKDGVVLFKKFDEGRNNFEGEVTKEKLLDFIKHNQLPLVIEFTEQTAPKIFGGEIKTHILLFLPKSVSDYEGKLSNFKKAAESFKGKILFIFIDSDHTDNQRILEFFGLKKEECPAVRLITLEEEMTKYKPESDELTAEKITEFCHRFLEGKIKPHLMSQELPDDWDKQPVKVLVGKNFEEVAFDEKKNVFVEFYAPWCGHCKQLAPIWDKLGETYKDHENIVIAKMDSTANEVEAVKVHSFPTLKFFPASADRTVIDYNGERTLDGFKKFLESGGQDGAGDDDDLEDLEEAEEPDLEEDDDQKAVKDEL, encoded by the exons ATGCTGCGCCGCGCTCTGCTGTGCCTGGCCCTGACCGCGCTATTCCGCGCGGGTGCCGGCGCCCCCGACGAGGAGGACCACGTCCTGGTGCTCCATAAGGGCAACTTCGACGAGGCGCTGGCGGCCCACAAGTACCTGCTGGTGGAGTTCT ACGCCCCATGGTGCGGCCACTGCAAGGCTCTGGCCCCGGAGTATGCCAAAGCAGCTGGGAAGCTGAAGGCAGAAGGTTCTGAGATCAGACTGGCCAAGGTGGATGCCACTGAAGAGTCTGACCTGGCCCAGCAGTATGGTGTCCGAGGCTACCCCACCATCAAGTTCTTCAAGAATGGAGACACAGCTTCCCCCAAAGAGTACACAG CTGGCCGAGAAGCGGATGATATCGTGAACTGGCTGAAGAAGCGCACGGGCCCCGCTGCCAGCACGCTGTCCGACGGGGCTGCTGCAGAGGCCTTGGTGGAGTCCAGTGAGGTGGCCGTCATTGGCTTCTTCAAG GACGTGGAGTCGGACTCCGCAAAGCAGTTCTTGTTGGCAGCAGAGGCCATTGATGACATCCCCTTCGGGATCACATCTAACAGCGATGTGTTCTCCAAATACCAGCTGGACAAGGATGGGGTTGTCCTCTTTAAGAAG TTTGACGAAGGCCGGAACAACTTTGAGGGGGAGGTCACCAAAGAAAAGCTTCTGGACTTCATCAAGCACAACCAGTTGCCCCTGGTCATTGAGTTCACCGAGCAG ACAGCCCCGAAGATCTTTGGAGGGGAAATCAAGACTCACATCCTGCTGTTCCTGCCGAAAAGCGTGTCTGACTATGAGGGCAAGCTGAGCAACTTCAAAAAAGCGGCTGAGAGCTTCAAGGGCAAG ATCCTGTTTATCTTCATCGACAGCGACCACACTGACAACCAGCGCATCCTGGAATTCTTCGGCCTAAAGAAAGAGGAGTGCCCGGCCGTGCGCCTCATCAcgctggaggaggagatgaccaAATATAAGCCAGAGTCAGATGAGCTGACGGCAGAGAAGATCACCGAGTTCTGCCACCGCTTCCTGGAGGGCAAGATTAAG CCCCACCTGATGAGCCAGGAGCTGCCTGACGACTGGGACAAGCAGCCTGTCAAAGTGCTGGTTGGGAAGAACTTTGAAGAGGTTGCTTTTGATGAGAAAAAGAACGTCTTTGTAGAGTTCT ATGCCCCGTGGTGCGGTCACTGCAAGCAGCTGGCCCCCATCTGGGATAAGCTGGGAGAGACGTACAAGGACCACGAGAACATAGTCATCGCCAAGATGGACTCCACGGCCAACGAGGTGGAGGCGGTGAAAGTGCACAGCTTCCCCACGCTCAAGTTCTTCCCCGCCAGCGCCGACAGGACG GTCATCGACTACAATGGGGAGCGGACACTGGATGGTTTTAAGAAGTTCCTGGAGAGTGGTGGCCAGGATGGGGCCGGAGATGATGAC GATCTAGAAGATCTTGAAGAAGCAGAAGAGCCTGATCTGGAGGAAGATGATGATCAAAAAGCTGTGAAAGATGAACTGTAA
- the PPP1R27 gene encoding protein phosphatase 1 regulatory subunit 27 isoform X2, with translation MPSRTARYARYSPRQRRRRLLADRSVRFPNDVLFLDHIRQGDLEQVGRFIRTRKVSLDTIYPSGLAALHEAVLSGNLECVKLLVKYGADIHQRDETGWTPLHIACSDGYPDIARAALCTQVPHFPGGRQRSGERRWRSAFRPH, from the exons ATGCCCAGCAGAACAGCCCGCTATGCCCGCTACAGCCCAAGGCAGCGGCGCCGGAGGCTCCTGGCTGATCGCAGCGTACGCTTCCCTAATGACGTCCTGTTCTTGGACCACATCCGCCAGGGCGACCTGGAGCAGGTGGGGCGCTTCATCCGGACTCGGAAAGTCTCCCTGGACACCATCTACCCCTCGG GCCTGGCTGCCCTTCATGAAGCGGTGCTTTCTGGAAACCTTGAGTGTGTGAAGCTGCTAGTCAAATACGGGGCAGACATTCATCAGCGAGACGAGACAGGCTGGACACCCCTGCACATCGCCTGCAGTGACGGATACCCTGATATAGCCAG GGCTGCCCTTTGCACCCAGGTACCTCATTTCCCTGGGGGCAGACAGAGAAGCGGCGAACGACGATGGAGATCTGCCTTCAGACCTCATTGA
- the PPP1R27 gene encoding protein phosphatase 1 regulatory subunit 27 isoform X1, producing MPSRTARYARYSPRQRRRRLLADRSVRFPNDVLFLDHIRQGDLEQVGRFIRTRKVSLDTIYPSGLAALHEAVLSGNLECVKLLVKYGADIHQRDETGWTPLHIACSDGYPDIARYLISLGADREAANDDGDLPSDLIDPEFKDLVELFKGTKMD from the exons ATGCCCAGCAGAACAGCCCGCTATGCCCGCTACAGCCCAAGGCAGCGGCGCCGGAGGCTCCTGGCTGATCGCAGCGTACGCTTCCCTAATGACGTCCTGTTCTTGGACCACATCCGCCAGGGCGACCTGGAGCAGGTGGGGCGCTTCATCCGGACTCGGAAAGTCTCCCTGGACACCATCTACCCCTCGG GCCTGGCTGCCCTTCATGAAGCGGTGCTTTCTGGAAACCTTGAGTGTGTGAAGCTGCTAGTCAAATACGGGGCAGACATTCATCAGCGAGACGAGACAGGCTGGACACCCCTGCACATCGCCTGCAGTGACGGATACCCTGATATAGCCAG GTACCTCATTTCCCTGGGGGCAGACAGAGAAGCGGCGAACGACGATGGAGATCTGCCTTCAGACCTCATTGACCCGGAATTCAAGGACTTGGTGGAGCTATTCAAAGGGACTAAGATGGACTga